One Scleropages formosus chromosome 8, fSclFor1.1, whole genome shotgun sequence DNA window includes the following coding sequences:
- the LOC108936706 gene encoding xylosyltransferase 2-like has translation MVASARARKLPRRYKLAIAAALTILLIQGLVVWSLRSLEDGQLERKHRRSKLPDSNGQDPKKDTGPTTASALRRGTRRRSQFSPRPRSPQGQGGGASEGGAPYDPSIRRNYTKKKDREGASRVLPVLLGEVGSVEEAPAAHGPAGDYISKCEIKGKDALSALRRARSRQCRQEIANIVCLHQAGQLMPQSLPQSCQHHGLSDAALRGEGLGGALGDVSDPSKVDNPVHVAFMLVVHGRAIRQLKRLIKAIYHQDHYYYIHVDKRSNYLHHEVEEIARQYNNVRVTPWRMVTIWGGASLLKTYLRSMQDLLSMLDWKWEFFINLSATDFPTRTNEELVAFLSQHRDKNFLKSHGRENARFIKKQGLDRLFHECDSHMWRLGERTIPPGLEVSGGSDWFALTRRFVEYVVRSQDPLVSGLKQFYSYALLPAESFFHTVLGNSHLCDTLVDNNLRVTNWNRKLGCKCQYKHIVDWCGCSPNDFKPGDLVRIQQLTRPTFFARKFESTVNQEAINILDAQLYGHYPPGTPALKAYWESLFEQADGVSSLSDVALTAYASFFRLGLQSLEAAHGSNNACRYEPIGYPASVHLYFYDDRFQGYLVRQEVQATETGARETLEVWAVPQSTLQVETNLREFSRLKNLEVGTEWDPKERIFRNFGGILGPLDEPIAMQKWARGPNLTATVVWLDPSHTMVASYDISVDFEVEFTHYKPLLQHPLQPGGWTVRVLRQRDRVAEVRFLVVPLAFIRKQPLHKDEDSWLLAGPSSSPYLEGQGLQQLPQGESALEEAQRRPRVMGRPMEDWVDSVVGVFWVTGDICATDPSLCPSLGPCSKSTWSSLSHDPKSELGPVKSNGRIR, from the exons atggtgGCAAGCGCACGAGCCAGGAAGCTCCCGCGGCGGTACAAGCTCGCAATCGCAGCGGCGCTGACGATCCTGCTCATCCAGGGGCTGGTGGTGTGGAGCCTGAGGAGCCTTGAGGACGGGCAGCTCGAG AGGAAGCACCGGCGGTCAAAGCTTCCAGACAGTAATGGTCAAGATCCAAAGAAGGACACAGGCCCAACAACAGCCAGTGCCCTGAGACGGGGTACGAGGCGCCGCAGTCAGTTCTCACCAAGGCCGAGGAGTCCTCAGGGCCAAGGGGGTGGCGCCTCAGAGGGAGGGGCACCTTACGATCCCTCCATCAGACGCAACTACACCAAGAAAAAGGATAGGGAGGGGGCGAGCAGGGTGCTGCCGGTGCTGTTGGGTGAGGTGGGCAGTGTGGAGGAGGCTCCAGCAGCCCACGGCCCTGCTGGTGACTACATATCCAAGTGTGAGATCAAGGGCAAAGATGCACTTTCGGCTCTGCGTCGTGCCCGTTCGCGCCAGTGCCGGCAGGAGATCGCCAACATCGTCTGTCTGCACCAGGCCGGACAGCTTATGCCACAGTCTCTCCCCCAGTCCTGCCAGCATCATG GTTTGTCAGATGCTGCTCTGCGGGGAGAAGGTCTGGGTGGAGCCCTGGGAGATGTGTCCGACCCATCCAAGGTGGACAACCCAGTTCATGTGGCCTTTATGCTGGTGGTCCATGGGCGTGCCATCCGCCAGCTAAAGCGCCTCATTAAAGCCATCTACCACCAAGACCACTACTACTACATTCACGTGGACAAG CGCTCAAACTACCTGCACCATGAAGTGGAAGAGATTGCTAGGCAGTACAACAATGTACGAGTGACCCCCTGGCGTATGGTGACCATCTGGGGCGGCGCCAGCCTGCTGAAGACTTACCTACGCAGCATGCAGGACCTCCTTTCCATGCTGGACTGGAAGTGGGAATTCTTCATCAACCTCAGCGCCACTGACTTCCCCACCAG GACCAATGAGGAACTGGTGGCTTTTCTTTCTCAGCACAGAGATAAAAATTTCCTCAAGTCTCATGGAAGGGAAAACGCAAG ATTCATTAAGAAACAGGGTCTGGATCGTCTCTTCCATGAGTGCGACTCCCACATGTGGCGCTTAGGTGAGCGAACCATCCCGCCAGGCCTGGAAGTGTCAGGCGGATCTGACTGGTTTGCCCTTACACGTCGCTTTGTAGAGTATGTGGTCCGTTCGCAGGACCCACTTGTGTCTGGGCTAAAGCAGTTCTACAGCTACGCCCTGCTTCCAGCTGAG TCATTCTTCCATACCGTCCTGGGGAATAGCCACCTGTGTGATACATTGGTGGACAACAACCTGCGTGTCACTAACTGGAACCGAAAGCTTGGCTGCAAGTGCCAGTACAAGCACATTGTGGACTGGTGTGGCTGCTCACCTAACGATTTCAAACCCGGAGACCTGGTGCGCATTCAG CAACTGACCCGGCCCACATTCTTTGCCCGGAAGTTTGAGTCCACAGTTAACCAGGAGGCCATCAACATCCTGGATGCCCAGCTGTACGGGCACTACCCCCCTGGGACCCCAGCTCTAAAGGCCTACTGGGAAAGTCTGTTTGAGCAGGCAGATGGTGTGAGCTCCCTCAGTGATGTGGCACTCACTGCTTATGCCTCTTTCTTCCGCCTGGGCCTCCAGAGCCTGGAGGCAGCCCATGGGAGCAACAATGCTTGCAG GTATGAGCCTATTGGCTACCCGGCATCTGTGCACCTTTATTTCTATGATGACCGTTTCCAGGGGTACTTGGTAAGGCAGGAGGTACAGGCTACAGAAACGGGGGCAAGGGAAACCCTGGAAGTATGGGCAGTGCCCCAGTCCACGCTGCAGGTGGAGACCAACCTGCGTGAATTTTCGCGGCTCAAAAACCTAGAG GTGGGGACAGAATGGGACCCAAAGGAGAGAATATTTCGGAACTTTGGTGGGATTCTGGGGCCACTGGATGAGCCTATAGCCATGCAGAAGTGGGCAAGAGGGCCCAATTTGACTGCAACTGTTGTTTGGCTTGACCCATCACATACAATGGTGGCCTCTTATGACATCAGTGTGGACTTTGAAGTGGAATTCACACATTACAAGCCACTACTGCAGCACCCCCTACAGCCTGGAGGCTGGACAGTGCGGGTACTGCGACAACGGGATCGTGTAGCCGAAGTCCGGTTCCTCGTTGTGCCCTTGGCATTTATTAGGAAACAGCCGCTGCACAAAG ATGAGGACAGTTGGCTACTTGCTGGCCCATCTAGCAGCCCATACCTGGAGGGACAGGGTCTCCAGCAGCTGCCCCAGGGAGAGTCTGCTCTAGAGGAGGCCCAGAGGAGACCACGTGTGATGGGCAGGCCGATGGAAGACTGGGTGGACAGTGTTGTTGGGGTATTCTGGGTGACTGGGGACATTTGTGCCACTGATCCTTCACTCTGCCCCTCCCTAGGACCCTGCTCGAAATCCACATGGAGCTCTCTGTCCCACGACCCCAAATCTGAACTTGGACCTGTAAAGAGCAATGGGCGGATTAGGTAG
- the LOC108936783 gene encoding uncharacterized protein LOC108936783 isoform X6 — MNRTLYAVSTSTQMSTLSAPSNLSAPFTSGQLMMIVASISFLANGGSQPLFSFHSVSSVVFFLLVLVLLAALYRRDPHCCKARPYQEPQPYLDAPPQYYSNSQTLEGSSCNEHNFGMSREDSEAQQQLSGQVFVIGLPSSYCLPSRGIPFPRLPSYESVRKKDRQRQIHMMIADRFGLNTPVLRESHQ; from the exons ATGAACAGGACTTTGTATGCCGTGTCCACTTCCACACAGATGTCCACCCTGAGCGCTCCCAGCAATCTCTCCGCACCGTTCACTTCGGGCCAGCTCATGATGATCGTGGCTTCCA TTTCTTTCCTAGCTAATGGAGGGTCTCAGCCTCTGTTTTCCTTCCATTCAGTTTCCTCTGTGGTGTTCTTCCTCCTGGTCTTGGTCCTCCTGGCCGCCCTTTATCGCAGGGACCCGCATTGCTGCAAAGCCAGGCCTTATCAGGAACCTCAGCCATACTTG GATGCCCCTCCACAGTACTACAGTAATAGTCAAACACTGGAGGGGTcatcatgtaatgaacacaatTTTGGGATGAGCCGTGAAGACAGCGAGGCCCAG CAGCAGCTGTCTGGGCAGGTGTTTGTTATTGGGCTGCCAAGCAGCTACTGCCTTCCATCACGAGGGATACCATTTCCACGTCTTCCTTCCTATGAAAGCGTGCGCAAGAAGGACCGCCAGAGACAGATCCACATGATGATCGCTGACCGGTTTGGCCTCAATACCCCTGTCCTGAGAGAG